Proteins encoded together in one Amphiprion ocellaris isolate individual 3 ecotype Okinawa chromosome 14, ASM2253959v1, whole genome shotgun sequence window:
- the adora2b gene encoding adenosine receptor A2b, which yields MNTFYIVIEVVIAVLSISGNILVCWAVAINTTLKNATNYFLVSLAVADILVGCLAIPFAITISIGIHLDFYGCLFLACFVLVLTQSSIFSLLAIAIDRYLAVKIPLRYKELMTGKTAREIIAILWILSFVIGLIPFFGWNLKYARCGNGSSDADNTTNSQGRGDLLQSCKLQCFFESVVDMHYMVYFNFFVCVLLPLLIMLGIYVKIFTVARKQLRQIELKCVGNGDSHHHGLLQKEIRAAKSLSIIVGLFAVCWLPVHILNCLTLFYEELKKPDVVMYVAIILSHANSAVNPIIYAYRIQDFRNTFRKILAQHFLCRKEELYLSSNGSRRNRDQIHMTIDPLL from the exons ATGAATACGTTCTACATCGTGATTGAAGTAGTAATTGCTGTTCTCTCCATATCCGGCAACATCCTGGTGTGCTGGGCTGTAGCGATCAACACCACTCTGAAGAACGCCACCAACTACTTTCTGGTGTCTCTGGCTGTGGCTGATATCCTGGTCGGTTGCCTCGCCATCCCCTTCGCCATAACCATCAGCATCGGCATACATCTGGACTTTTATGGATGCCTCTTCCTCGCCTGTTTTGTCTTGGTACTCACTCAGAGCTCCATCTTTAGTCTTCTTGCTATTGCGATTGACAGATATCTGGCCGTCAAAATTCCTCTGAG gtacaaGGAGTTGATGACGGGAAAAACTGCCAGAGAGATCATTGCTATTTTGTGGATCCTCTCCTTTGTTATCGGCCTCATCCCCTTCTTCGGATGGAACTTGAAGTACGCGAGGTGTGGGAACGGCAGCTCTGATGCAGACAACACTACGAACTCGCAGGGCAGAGGAGACTTACTGCAGAGCTGCAAGCTCCAGTGCTTCTTTGAGAGCGTGGTAGACATGCACTACATGGTCTACTTCAATTTCTTTGTGTGcgtgctgctgccgctgctcatcatgctgggcatttATGTGAAGATCTTCACCGTGGCCAGGAAACAGCTGAGGCAGATCGAGCTGAAGTGTGTGGGCAATGGGGACAGCCATCACCACGGGCTGCTGCAGAAGGAGATCCGGGCTGCCAAGTCCCTCTCCATCATCGTGGGACTGTTCGCTGTGTGCTGGCTGCCCGTCCACATCCTCAACTGCCTCACACTGTTTTACGAGGAGCTGAAGAAGCCGGACGTCGTCATGTACGTGGCCATCATTCTGTCTCATGCCAACTCTGCGGTCAACCCCATCATCTACGCTTACCGCATCCAGGACTTCAGGAACACCTTCCGCAAGATCCTGGCCCAACACTTCCTCTGCCGTAAGGAGGAGCTGTACCTGAGCTCCAACGGCAGCAGACGCAACAGAGACCAGATCCACATGACCATCGACCCTCTGCTATAG